The Halorubrum salinarum genome segment GGTCGCCACGGGCGCGCTCGCGGGCGCCGCGCAGGTGACGCTCGGGAGCCTGCTCGGTCCGCCGGCCGCCGTGCTGGGGATCAGCGGCGCGGTGTTCGCCCTCGGCGGCTACCTGCTCGCCGGCAACGTCGTGAGCGCGACGCTGTTCGACCGCCTGCGGCTCTCCCCGCGGGCGCAGTTCCTCCTGTTCGGGCTCGTCGCCGTCGCCCTCACGGCGACGACCGCCGCTCCGGGCGTCGCGCTCGTCGCGCACGCGACCGGGGCGTTCTGCGGGCTCGCGGCCGGTCGCGTCGGGCTGCTCGACGCGCGGTAAACGGGACGCGGCGGAGGCGAGACGGAGACGCGGTACCGCCGCGGCCGGACGCGAGGGACGG includes the following:
- a CDS encoding rhomboid family intramembrane serine protease, whose product is MRATLETLGITLLVGAAQALLSLVGLVGLFALSTPLSVAPWTLVTSVYAHGSVGHLVANAVALLLVGPLVERRTTRLRFHAFVVATGALAGAAQVTLGSLLGPPAAVLGISGAVFALGGYLLAGNVVSATLFDRLRLSPRAQFLLFGLVAVALTATTAAPGVALVAHATGAFCGLAAGRVGLLDAR